The genomic segment GCAATCCGACAATCTCGTTGGCCGGCACGCGGCTGTCCGCGCAACCGATCCACAGGTATTCCGGCGTCTGCTGGCGCGCCAGATTCTCGAAAAACCCGGGAAGCTTCGCATTCATTTCCGCAACCCATTGACGGTTGTTTTCGAACAGCTGACCCAATTCCTGCATGGGAGGATGTTATCAAAAACGGGGTATAGAAAGACTTATTGGAAATTCGAGATTGGAGGTTTTTTCATTTCTTCATATGTAGAAATGAAAAAACCTTCAATCTCGAATTTCCACCAGGTTCCTACTATTGTGGCTTCGCCCGGCCGACGTATGCACCGCGAGCAATGATCTTTCCTTCCATCGCTTTCTCGACGTCAGCACGTGTCGCGCCTGCCGGCACGTCCAGCGTCGAATTCAAAGCATAAACCTGGAAGATATAGTGGTGATACGGATGCCCTGCCGGCGGCGCCGGTCCCATGTACTGAGGGCCACGCAGGCTGTATTGATTTGCGCCGGCGGGAACCGGGCCGCCTTCCGGAATCGAGGTCGTCGAAGCCGGGATGTTCCAGACCACCCAGTGGGAGATGTCGTTGGTGAGGCTGCCCGCCGGAATTGCGGCATCGACATCGTGCATGATCAGGACAAAGCTCATGGTACCTGCCGGGGCGCCGGTCCAGCTGAGCTGCGGCGAGACACCTTGCTGGCCGGTATATTTCGCGGGAATTTCACTGCCGTCCGAAAAAGAGGTGGACGATACAGCGAGTGTCACGATGCCGCCGCCCCCACCGCCGCCGCGCCCACCACGGCCACTCCCTTGCCCGCGGCCGCTGCCCTGCCCTCCTGCACGACCCTGCGCGAGGGAAGGTGTCGCAGCCAACGCCAGGACGCCTATCATCAGCGCCAACGTGCGTGCGAAAGTTTTTAGCATTCTATAGTCTCCTCATTGGTTTAATTTTCAATCGGCCTCTGCCGGAGAGGCCGTTGAGTATAATAGCCCGACACTGCGCTTTTGGAGGAAACAGACCAAGATGGCGAGAATTGATGCTTTTTTTGATTTGATGGATAAGGAGGGCGCATCGGATCTGCATCTGGCGACCGGATCGCAGCCGATTCTGCGCGTGCGCGGCGAAATGGAGCGCATCAAGTTTCCACCTTTCGAGAACGACGATTTGAAAGGGATGTTGTACGAAATCGCGCCCGAATTCAAAGTCAAACAGTTTGAGGAAACCGGAGACGTCGATTTCGGCTACGAAATTCCCGGAAAGGCAAGATACCGGGCCAACTTTTTCAATCAGAAATACGGCGTCGCGGCGGTGTTCCGGCAGATTCCTTCGAAGGTTCTGACCGCGGAGCAACTCGGGCTGCCGCCGATCATGAAGAAATTCGCGGGCTTGAATAAAGGACTCGTTCTGGTGACGGGCCCGACCGGAAGCGGAAAATCCACCACGCTGGCGGCGATCGTCGATCATGCGAACAAGACCCGCAAGGATCACATCATCACGGTCGAAGACCCGATCGAGTTTGTGCACGAAAGCCATAGCTGCCTGGTGAACCACCGCGAAGTCGGCATGCATACGAAATCGTTCGCGGCCGCGCTGCGCGGAGCATTGCGCGAGGATCCCGACATCATTCTGGTCGGCGAAATGCGCGACCTCGAAACCATTCAGCTGGCGATCGAAGCCGCCGCAACGGGCCACCTGGTCTTCGGCACACTGCACACCCAGAGCGCCGCGAAAACCATCGACCGCGTCATCGACGTATTTCCCGCCGGACAACAGAACCAGATCCGGAATACGCTGTCCGAAGCCTTGAAGGGCGTCGTGGCGCAGAACCTGTTCAAACGATCCGACGTCAAGGGCCGCGTAGCGGCTCTCGAAATCCTGGTCGTGACCCCGGCTATTGCCAACCTCATTCGTGAGGCTAAAACGTTCCAGATACCCGGTATGCTGCAGGTCGGCAAGAAACACGGCATGCAGACCCTCGACGACGCCATCATGGACTTCCTCAACAAGAAAATGATCAGCGCCGAGGATGCATATTCCCGGTGCATCGATAAAAACAAGTTCCGGCCGCTGCTGAAAAACCCGCCGGAGGAGTGGGAGTAGGGCTTCATGACGAAAGCAGAACTGGATTACATCCTCGGAACCATGCTGGATTCGCACAAGAATGTGTCGGATCTCAACATTACCGCAGACAAGCCGCTGCAGGTGGAATCGTCCGGCGAACTGGTCGGCGTCACGATCGAACCGCCGATCGACAAACTGACGCCGTTCCAGACCGAAACGATCGCGCTGAATATCATCAACCGTAATCGCCGCCTTACCGAGGATCTGATCAAAAGCGGGTCGTGCGATTGTTCGCACTCGCTTGGACAGAAAGCTCGATTCCGCGTGAACATTTTCACCCAGCGCGGGCACTACACCATCATTCTCCGGAAGTTGTCGACCGAGATACCAAGCGTCGATCAGCTCAACCTGCCGCCGATCTTCCATACGATTTCAAAGGAAAAAACCGGACTGGTGCTGGTGACCGGCGCGACCGGAAGTGGAAAGTCGACGACGCTTGCCGCATTGCTCAATGAACTGAACGAAACCAAGTCGATCCACATCGTAACGCTCGAAGATCCCGTCGAATTCGTGCACCCGCAGAAAAGGGCGACCTTCAACCAGCGTGAAATGGGAAACGACTTCAGCTCTTTCGCCTCGGGACTCCGCGCCGCCCTGCGCCAGGCGCCGAAAGTTATTCTGGTCGGCGAAATGCGCGATCGCGAGACGGTCGAAATCGGCATGTCTGCCGCCGAAACCGGCCATCTGGTCATGAGTACGCTGCACACGATCAATGCCGGGCAAACCATCAACCGCATCGTCGGCATGTTCGATCAGGCGGAAGAAGCACAGATCCGGATCCGGCTCGCCGAAACCGTCCGCTGGATCGTATCCCAGCGCCTGCTGCCGAAAATCGGCGGCGGCCGCGTCGCGGCCCTCGAAATCATGGGCAACAACCTTCGCGTCAAAGACGCGATCGAACACGGCGAGTCCGAAGGGAAAACGTTCTACGAAATCATCGAGGCTGCGGGTTCCTTCGGCTGGAAAACGTTCGATATGGCGATCATGGAGCTTTATGAACAGAACCTGATCACCGAGGACACCGCCCTTCTCTACTGCACCAACAAAGGCGTGATGTCGCGGGGTCTCGACAGAATCAAAAAGAGCAGAGGCGAGAGCACAACCAATCTCAGCGGCCTTTCTCTCGACATGGAGTACGGGAAAAAGAAATGAGCGCACAGGAAAAGATGGACTTCTTCGAACTGGGCGACAAAACATCGCTCATCTGTGCGGACCCGAATACCACCGAAGTGGTCAAAGCGACGCTCCGCGAACTCGGCTTCAAATTCCACACCGCCGAAACTCTGGAGCTCGCCGTCGAACGCATGCGATACACGAATTATGACTGCATCGTGGTTCAGGAGAATTTCGCAGGCACCTCTCTCCGGTCCAATGCGGTCTTGAATTACCTCGCTCCGCTGCCGATGGTTCATCGCCGGCATTCTTTCGTCTGCCTGGTCGGCCCGTCGTTCAAAACCCTCGACGCGATGCAGGCATTCGGGCAAAGCGTTCACCTCGTATTGAACCCCGCGGACCTGCCGAATATGGGACCGATTCTCAAAAAGGGATTGGCCGAGTTCGAATTGCTCTACCGCGCGTATAAGGACACGCTTGCGGCGAGGGGAGAAAAGTAGGGCCGGTCTTATCTCTGCTGGTAGTGGACTTTGTGGTCGAA from the Terriglobia bacterium genome contains:
- a CDS encoding YbhB/YbcL family Raf kinase inhibitor-like protein, with translation MLKTFARTLALMIGVLALAATPSLAQGRAGGQGSGRGQGSGRGGRGGGGGGGIVTLAVSSTSFSDGSEIPAKYTGQQGVSPQLSWTGAPAGTMSFVLIMHDVDAAIPAGSLTNDISHWVVWNIPASTTSIPEGGPVPAGANQYSLRGPQYMGPAPPAGHPYHHYIFQVYALNSTLDVPAGATRADVEKAMEGKIIARGAYVGRAKPQ
- a CDS encoding type IV pilus twitching motility protein PilT, giving the protein MARIDAFFDLMDKEGASDLHLATGSQPILRVRGEMERIKFPPFENDDLKGMLYEIAPEFKVKQFEETGDVDFGYEIPGKARYRANFFNQKYGVAAVFRQIPSKVLTAEQLGLPPIMKKFAGLNKGLVLVTGPTGSGKSTTLAAIVDHANKTRKDHIITVEDPIEFVHESHSCLVNHREVGMHTKSFAAALRGALREDPDIILVGEMRDLETIQLAIEAAATGHLVFGTLHTQSAAKTIDRVIDVFPAGQQNQIRNTLSEALKGVVAQNLFKRSDVKGRVAALEILVVTPAIANLIREAKTFQIPGMLQVGKKHGMQTLDDAIMDFLNKKMISAEDAYSRCIDKNKFRPLLKNPPEEWE
- a CDS encoding PilT/PilU family type 4a pilus ATPase, with product MTKAELDYILGTMLDSHKNVSDLNITADKPLQVESSGELVGVTIEPPIDKLTPFQTETIALNIINRNRRLTEDLIKSGSCDCSHSLGQKARFRVNIFTQRGHYTIILRKLSTEIPSVDQLNLPPIFHTISKEKTGLVLVTGATGSGKSTTLAALLNELNETKSIHIVTLEDPVEFVHPQKRATFNQREMGNDFSSFASGLRAALRQAPKVILVGEMRDRETVEIGMSAAETGHLVMSTLHTINAGQTINRIVGMFDQAEEAQIRIRLAETVRWIVSQRLLPKIGGGRVAALEIMGNNLRVKDAIEHGESEGKTFYEIIEAAGSFGWKTFDMAIMELYEQNLITEDTALLYCTNKGVMSRGLDRIKKSRGESTTNLSGLSLDMEYGKKK